A DNA window from Chelativorans sp. AA-79 contains the following coding sequences:
- the yut gene encoding urea transporter has protein sequence MNRMAAWWEKIIGRSYALRLVDIHLRGAGQVMLQNNPLTGLLFIIGIVWGAIAAGDPEPAIGAVVGLVAATLTAMLLRSDKTSLEHGLFGFNGILVGAAVPTFLVMGPAAWFLLVIGAAVSTIAMLAVSHVTKPWGIPALTFPFVLTTWFLVLAAYSFGHLPIGIMGPPQLPVAPGSSAAGADLSAGLLFSACFRGISQVFLIDNGITGVIFVAALLVSSPWAAGLAIIGSTVSVLGASALGASAAEIGSGLYGFSPVLTAIALGCVFFRPSWRVALFALLGTVFSIIVQGALNAAVAPVGIPTFTAAFVFVTWLFLLPKVDLEPHRHEPVSNGIMTDK, from the coding sequence ATGAACCGGATGGCGGCCTGGTGGGAGAAGATCATCGGACGCAGCTATGCTCTCAGGCTCGTCGACATCCATCTGCGCGGCGCCGGTCAGGTGATGCTGCAGAATAATCCATTGACCGGCTTGCTCTTCATCATCGGCATAGTCTGGGGAGCGATCGCTGCCGGCGATCCGGAACCCGCCATCGGCGCCGTCGTCGGGCTGGTGGCGGCAACGCTGACGGCCATGCTTCTTCGCTCCGACAAGACCTCTCTCGAGCATGGCCTGTTCGGCTTCAACGGCATCCTGGTCGGTGCTGCGGTCCCGACCTTCCTTGTGATGGGGCCGGCGGCCTGGTTTCTCCTTGTCATCGGTGCTGCGGTCTCGACCATCGCAATGCTTGCGGTCAGCCACGTGACGAAACCATGGGGCATTCCCGCCCTGACCTTCCCCTTCGTGCTGACGACGTGGTTTCTGGTCCTTGCAGCCTATTCGTTCGGACATTTGCCGATCGGCATTATGGGGCCGCCTCAGTTGCCGGTCGCACCCGGCTCTTCCGCAGCGGGCGCCGACCTGTCGGCCGGCCTTCTCTTCAGCGCCTGCTTCCGAGGCATTTCGCAGGTGTTCCTGATCGACAACGGCATCACCGGCGTGATCTTTGTCGCAGCACTCCTCGTCAGCTCGCCCTGGGCGGCCGGGCTTGCGATCATCGGCTCGACGGTGAGTGTGCTCGGGGCTTCAGCTCTGGGGGCGAGCGCCGCCGAGATAGGCAGCGGTCTCTATGGCTTCAGCCCGGTTCTCACCGCGATCGCCCTGGGATGCGTGTTCTTTCGGCCGTCCTGGCGTGTGGCGCTGTTCGCACTGCTCGGAACGGTCTTTTCCATAATCGTACAGGGTGCCCTGAACGCGGCGGTCGCCCCGGTCGGCATACCGACCTTCACTGCTGCCTTCGTGTTCGTGACCTGGCTCTTCCTGCTGCCGAAGGTGGACCTCGAGCCGCACCGTCATGAGCCCGTCAGCAACGGGATCATGACGGACAAATAG